In a genomic window of Streptococcus oralis subsp. tigurinus:
- the galR gene encoding DNA-binding transcriptional regulator GalR has protein sequence MATLKDIAQLASVSIATVSRVLNRDQSLSVTEETRHRILTVAEELGYTKHLKTGESHKPKQKIAIIQWVSEQGELDDLYYYQIRLGIEKRAQELDYDILRYFNDHPFTLSEEVIGILCIGKFSRAQISAFEEYQKPLVFIDSDTLSLGHTCIITDFYTAVKQVVDHFLSQGMNRIGILTGLEETTDQEEIIQDKRLENFKNITQAKGIYNGELVFQGSFTAQSGYDLMKEAIHKLGEQLPPAFFAASDSLAIGALRALQEAGISLPDRVSLISFNDTSLTKQVYPPLSSITVYTEEMGRAGMDILNKEVLHGRKIPSLTMLGTRLTLRESTLP, from the coding sequence ATGGCTACCTTAAAAGACATTGCACAGCTAGCCTCTGTCTCTATCGCGACCGTATCCCGTGTCCTCAATCGCGATCAGAGCCTATCTGTTACAGAAGAGACCAGACACCGTATTTTAACTGTCGCTGAAGAGCTAGGCTATACCAAGCACCTCAAGACAGGCGAATCCCACAAACCCAAGCAGAAGATTGCCATTATCCAATGGGTCAGCGAACAAGGGGAGTTGGACGACCTCTACTACTACCAGATTCGTCTCGGTATTGAAAAAAGAGCCCAAGAGTTGGACTATGACATCTTGCGCTATTTTAATGACCATCCCTTTACACTGAGCGAGGAAGTGATTGGCATTCTCTGCATCGGAAAATTTAGCCGTGCTCAGATTTCTGCCTTTGAAGAATACCAAAAACCTTTAGTCTTTATAGACAGCGATACCCTCTCATTAGGTCATACCTGTATTATCACTGACTTTTACACTGCTGTGAAACAAGTTGTAGACCATTTCCTCAGCCAAGGTATGAACCGTATTGGGATTCTCACAGGCCTTGAGGAAACAACCGACCAGGAAGAAATTATCCAAGATAAGCGGCTAGAAAATTTCAAAAACATTACCCAAGCAAAAGGAATCTACAATGGAGAACTGGTCTTTCAGGGGAGCTTTACTGCCCAGTCTGGCTATGACTTGATGAAGGAGGCCATTCACAAATTGGGAGAACAACTCCCACCAGCCTTTTTCGCCGCCAGCGATAGTTTAGCTATCGGTGCCCTCCGTGCCCTCCAAGAAGCTGGAATCAGCCTACCCGACCGCGTCAGCCTCATTTCTTTTAACGACACTAGCCTGACCAAGCAGGTCTATCCTCCTCTTTCTAGCATTACCGTCTATACCGAAGAAATGGGCCGAGCAGGTATGGATATTCTTAACAAGGAAGTCCTCCACGGTCGCAAAATACCTAGCCTAACCATGCTGGGAACCAGACTGACTTTGAGAGAAAGTACGCTGCCATAA
- a CDS encoding zinc-binding dehydrogenase — MKSAVYTKAGKVGLATIERPQIIEADDAIIRIVRTCVCGSDLWSYRNPEIEEGHRNSGHEAIGIIEEVGENVTTVKSGDFVIAPFTHGCGECDACRAGYDGTCDRHIGTNWSNGVQAEYIRFHFANWALVKIPGQPSDYSEGMLKSLLTLADVMPTGYHAARVANVQKGDKVVVIGDGAVGQCAVIAAKMRGASQIVLMSRHEDRQKMALESGATAVVAERGEEGIAKVREILGGGADAALECVGTEAAVEQALGVLHNGGRMGFVGVPHYNNRALGSTFAQNISVAGGAASVTTYDKQVLLKAVLDGDINPGRVFTSSYKLEDIDQAYKDMDERKTIKSMIVMD; from the coding sequence ATGAAATCAGCAGTATATACAAAGGCAGGCAAGGTTGGACTTGCTACAATTGAACGTCCGCAAATTATAGAAGCAGATGATGCTATTATCCGCATTGTCCGTACTTGCGTTTGTGGTTCGGACCTCTGGAGTTACCGTAATCCAGAAATCGAAGAAGGACATAGAAATAGCGGTCATGAGGCTATCGGAATTATCGAAGAAGTTGGTGAGAACGTTACTACAGTAAAATCAGGAGACTTTGTCATCGCACCTTTCACCCATGGCTGTGGGGAGTGTGATGCCTGTCGCGCTGGCTATGATGGGACTTGTGACCGCCATATTGGCACCAACTGGTCTAACGGGGTCCAAGCAGAGTACATCCGTTTCCACTTTGCTAATTGGGCACTTGTGAAAATTCCAGGTCAACCTTCAGATTATAGCGAAGGCATGCTCAAGTCACTTTTGACACTTGCTGATGTCATGCCGACAGGCTATCATGCGGCGCGTGTTGCTAATGTGCAAAAGGGCGACAAGGTGGTCGTTATCGGTGATGGGGCTGTTGGTCAATGCGCTGTCATTGCAGCTAAGATGCGTGGTGCATCACAAATTGTCCTTATGAGCCGTCATGAAGACCGCCAAAAGATGGCCTTGGAATCAGGGGCGACAGCTGTTGTGGCTGAACGTGGCGAAGAGGGAATTGCCAAGGTGCGTGAAATCCTCGGTGGTGGAGCAGATGCAGCCCTTGAATGTGTTGGGACTGAAGCAGCCGTTGAGCAGGCCCTTGGAGTCCTTCATAATGGAGGACGCATGGGATTTGTCGGTGTTCCACATTATAATAACCGTGCCCTTGGTTCAACCTTTGCCCAAAATATTTCAGTGGCAGGTGGAGCAGCCTCAGTTACCACTTATGACAAACAAGTTTTGTTAAAAGCGGTTCTTGATGGAGACATCAATCCAGGTCGCGTCTTTACTTCAAGTTATAAACTGGAAGATATCGACCAGGCTTATAAAGATATGGATGAACGCAAGACCATTAAGTCTATGATTGTGATGGATTAA
- a CDS encoding nucleobase:cation symporter-2 family protein has protein sequence MQKQEKHSQAAVLGLQHLLAMYSGSILVPIMIATALGYSAEQLTYLISTDIFMCGVATFLQLQLNKYFGIGLPVVLGVAFQSVAPLIMIGQSHGSGAMFGALIVSGIYVVLISGIFSKVANLFPSIVTGSVITTIGLTLIPVAIGNMGNNVPEPTGQSLLLAAITVLIILLINIFTKGFIKSISILIGLVVGTAIAATMGLVDFSPVAAAPLVHVPTPLYFGVPTFEISSIVMMCIIATVSMVESTGVYLALSDITNDPIDSTRLRNGYRAEGLAVLLGGIFNTFPYTGFSQNVGLVKLSGIKTRLPIYYAAGFLVLLGLLPKFGALAQIIPSPVLGGAMLVMFGFVSLQGMQILARVDFANNEHNFLIAAVPIAAGVGLNNSNLFVSMPTAFQMFFSNGIVVASILAIVLNAVLNRKKK, from the coding sequence ATGCAAAAACAAGAAAAACACTCGCAAGCTGCGGTTTTAGGGCTTCAGCACCTTCTAGCCATGTACTCTGGTTCTATCTTGGTTCCTATCATGATAGCGACAGCTCTTGGCTATTCAGCTGAGCAGTTGACTTACCTGATTTCTACAGATATCTTCATGTGTGGAGTGGCAACCTTCCTTCAACTACAACTCAACAAATACTTCGGGATTGGACTACCAGTCGTTCTCGGAGTTGCCTTCCAATCAGTCGCTCCTTTAATTATGATTGGGCAAAGCCACGGTAGCGGTGCTATGTTTGGTGCCCTTATCGTTTCTGGGATTTATGTAGTTCTAATTTCCGGCATTTTCTCAAAAGTTGCCAATCTCTTCCCATCTATCGTAACAGGCTCTGTCATTACCACGATTGGTTTAACCCTGATTCCTGTCGCTATTGGAAATATGGGAAATAACGTCCCAGAGCCAACTGGTCAAAGTCTTTTGCTTGCAGCCATCACTGTTCTGATCATCCTCTTGATTAACATCTTTACCAAAGGATTTATCAAGTCTATCTCTATTTTGATTGGTCTAGTTGTCGGAACCGCCATTGCTGCTACCATGGGTTTGGTAGATTTCTCCCCTGTTGCGGCAGCACCGCTTGTCCATGTTCCAACTCCCCTCTACTTTGGGGTGCCAACCTTTGAAATCTCATCTATTGTCATGATGTGTATCATCGCAACGGTGTCTATGGTTGAGTCGACTGGTGTTTACCTAGCCTTGTCTGATATTACCAATGACCCAATCGACAGTACGCGCCTGCGCAACGGTTACCGCGCAGAAGGTCTGGCCGTACTTCTCGGAGGAATCTTTAACACCTTCCCTTACACAGGATTTTCACAAAATGTTGGTTTGGTTAAATTGTCAGGTATCAAGACCCGTCTGCCAATCTACTACGCAGCTGGTTTCCTAGTCCTCCTTGGACTCCTTCCTAAGTTTGGTGCCCTCGCCCAAATCATTCCGAGTCCTGTCCTCGGTGGTGCCATGCTGGTGATGTTTGGTTTTGTTTCCCTTCAAGGTATGCAAATCCTCGCCCGCGTTGACTTTGCTAACAATGAACACAACTTCCTTATCGCAGCTGTTCCCATCGCTGCAGGTGTCGGACTCAACAATAGTAATCTCTTTGTCAGCATGCCGACAGCTTTCCAAATGTTCTTCTCAAACGGAATCGTCGTAGCCAGCATACTGGCCATTGTCCTCAATGCAGTATTAAACCGGAAAAAGAAATAA
- a CDS encoding PaaI family thioesterase, translated as MKDFHFDAISAFENYEIKEMRDGHVEVTTKVVDSSLNYYGNAHGGYLFTLCDQISGLAVISLGLDAVTLQSSINYLKAGKLDDVLTIKGECVHHGRTTCVVDVDITNQEGRNVCKATFTMFVTGQRSEERQVRI; from the coding sequence ATGAAAGATTTTCATTTTGACGCTATATCAGCTTTTGAAAATTATGAAATTAAAGAGATGAGAGATGGCCACGTTGAGGTGACAACCAAAGTAGTGGACTCGTCGCTTAACTATTATGGCAATGCCCATGGAGGCTATCTCTTCACCCTTTGTGATCAGATTAGTGGATTGGCGGTCATCTCGCTAGGGCTTGATGCAGTGACGCTCCAGTCCTCCATCAACTACCTCAAGGCAGGAAAACTCGACGATGTGCTGACCATTAAAGGAGAATGTGTCCATCATGGACGCACAACCTGTGTCGTGGATGTCGATATCACCAATCAAGAAGGCAGAAATGTCTGCAAAGCCACCTTTACCATGTTTGTCACAGGACAAAGGTCAGAAGAAAGACAGGTAAGGATATAA
- a CDS encoding cation diffusion facilitator family transporter has protein sequence MSSKTSIWLSFFLNLSYAIVEFIAGGIFGSSAVLADSVHDLGDAIAIGISALLETISNREEDRQYTLGYKRFSLLGAMLTAVILMIGSVLVILENVTKIVHPQPVNENGILWLGIIAVTINVLASLVVRKGKTKNESILSLHFLEDTLGWLAVILMAIILRFTDWYILDPLLSLVISIFILTKAIPRFWSALKIFLDAVPEGVETSDLEKDLEALPNVNSVNQLSIWSMDGLENNAIVHICIKDWEQMMETKEVVRQCLEERGVQNITIEVDSSQSNHAEHRRKVRELEQKHGHH, from the coding sequence ATGAGTTCTAAAACATCTATCTGGTTATCTTTTTTCTTAAATTTAAGCTATGCGATAGTCGAGTTTATCGCAGGAGGAATCTTTGGTTCGAGTGCAGTTCTTGCTGATTCTGTTCATGACCTGGGAGATGCAATAGCCATTGGCATCTCAGCCCTTCTAGAAACAATTTCAAACCGTGAAGAAGATAGACAGTACACCTTGGGTTACAAACGTTTTAGTCTTTTAGGGGCCATGCTAACGGCTGTGATTCTTATGATAGGGTCTGTCCTAGTGATCTTGGAAAATGTCACAAAGATTGTTCACCCGCAACCCGTTAATGAAAATGGTATCCTCTGGCTGGGAATCATTGCAGTGACCATTAATGTGCTAGCAAGTCTGGTAGTTCGTAAAGGAAAGACAAAGAACGAGTCTATTCTTAGCTTGCATTTTTTGGAAGACACCCTTGGTTGGCTGGCTGTCATTCTAATGGCGATTATCCTCCGATTTACGGACTGGTATATCCTCGATCCGCTTTTATCGCTGGTTATTTCTATCTTTATTCTAACAAAAGCCATTCCTCGCTTTTGGAGCGCACTGAAAATTTTCCTAGATGCTGTGCCAGAAGGGGTCGAGACAAGTGATTTGGAGAAGGATTTAGAGGCTCTACCCAATGTCAACAGTGTCAATCAACTTAGTATTTGGTCCATGGACGGTCTAGAGAACAATGCTATTGTTCACATTTGTATTAAGGACTGGGAGCAGATGATGGAGACCAAAGAAGTGGTGCGTCAATGTTTAGAAGAAAGAGGCGTGCAGAATATCACTATTGAAGTGGACAGCAGTCAAAGTAATCATGCGGAACATAGGCGGAAGGTGAGAGAGTTAGAGCAGAAGCATGGGCATCATTAG
- a CDS encoding TetR/AcrR family transcriptional regulator, with translation MPKRDRRVSKTKKAIYQAFLQLLNDKGYDATTVQDIIDLADVGRSTFYCHYESKELLLDELCRYLFHHLFEREGHFTTEDYLAHIFLHFQKNQDHVTSLLFSKNDYFLRQLHKELEHHVYPMVADDLQEAYPNIPASYLQHFVVTNFIETLTWWLKKGKSYTEDQVVRFYLDVMEMTSTTTLDN, from the coding sequence ATGCCAAAAAGAGACCGTCGAGTCAGCAAGACGAAAAAAGCCATCTATCAAGCTTTTTTACAACTTTTGAACGACAAGGGCTATGATGCCACTACTGTTCAGGATATCATTGACCTAGCAGATGTTGGACGTTCTACTTTTTACTGTCACTACGAGAGTAAGGAACTGCTTTTAGATGAGCTCTGTCGCTACCTCTTTCATCATCTCTTTGAAAGGGAAGGACACTTTACTACCGAGGACTACCTCGCACATATCTTTTTACATTTTCAGAAAAATCAGGACCATGTCACCAGTCTTCTTTTTTCCAAAAACGACTACTTCCTCCGCCAACTACACAAGGAGCTCGAACACCACGTTTATCCCATGGTGGCGGATGACTTACAAGAAGCCTACCCAAACATTCCGGCCTCCTACCTCCAGCATTTTGTTGTAACGAACTTTATCGAGACCCTAACTTGGTGGCTAAAAAAAGGAAAATCCTATACCGAAGACCAAGTGGTGAGATTTTACCTTGATGTAATGGAGATGACCTCTACAACTACACTTGATAACTAA
- a CDS encoding UDP-glucose--hexose-1-phosphate uridylyltransferase, giving the protein MTLIDKFVTHVIAESSFEEMDRIYLTNRVLARVGEGVLEVETDLDKVIDLKDQLVEEAVRLETIEDSQAAREILGAELMDLVTPCPSQVNRDFWETYTHSPEQAIENFYQLSQKNDYIKLKAIAKNIAYRVPSDYGELEITINLSKPEKDPKEIAAAKLVQASHYPQCQLCLENEGYHGRVNHPARSNHRIIRFEMAGQEWGFQYSPYAYFNDHCIFLDGQHRPMAISRQSFERLLAIVEQFPGYFAGSNADLPIVGGSILTHDHYQGGRHVFPMELAPLQKIFRFTGFEQVKAGIVKWPMSVLRLTSDSKEDLINLADKILQEWRQYSDPEVQILAETDGTPHHTITPIARKRDGQFELDLVLRDNQTSPEHPDGIYHPHKDVQHIKKENIGLIEVMGLAILPPRLKAEVEQVASYLVGDGDIVADYHQEWADQLKAQYPDIADKEKAFEIVKDSVGAIFARVLEDAGVYKQTEQGQAAFMRFVEQVGILPD; this is encoded by the coding sequence GTGACCTTAATAGATAAATTTGTAACACACGTTATTGCTGAAAGTTCATTTGAGGAAATGGATCGAATCTACCTGACCAATCGTGTCTTGGCACGAGTGGGAGAAGGTGTTTTGGAAGTTGAGACTGATCTGGATAAAGTGATTGACCTCAAAGACCAGTTGGTTGAGGAAGCGGTTCGATTAGAGACGATTGAGGATAGTCAGGCTGCGCGTGAGATTCTCGGTGCTGAATTGATGGACTTGGTGACCCCTTGTCCCAGTCAGGTCAATCGTGATTTCTGGGAAACCTATACCCACTCTCCTGAGCAAGCGATAGAGAATTTTTACCAACTCAGTCAGAAAAATGACTATATCAAACTCAAGGCCATTGCTAAAAATATTGCTTATCGTGTTCCGTCTGACTACGGAGAACTGGAGATTACTATCAACCTCTCTAAGCCTGAAAAGGATCCAAAAGAAATAGCTGCGGCCAAGTTGGTGCAAGCTAGCCATTATCCTCAGTGTCAACTTTGTTTAGAGAATGAAGGTTACCATGGTCGAGTCAACCACCCAGCTCGCAGTAATCACCGCATTATCCGTTTTGAAATGGCGGGTCAGGAGTGGGGCTTCCAGTATTCGCCCTATGCTTATTTTAATGATCACTGTATTTTCTTAGATGGTCAGCATCGTCCCATGGCTATTAGCCGGCAGAGCTTTGAGCGTCTGCTGGCTATCGTAGAGCAGTTTCCAGGTTATTTTGCAGGCTCGAATGCCGACCTACCAATCGTCGGTGGTTCTATCCTGACCCATGACCACTATCAGGGAGGCCGCCATGTTTTCCCTATGGAATTGGCTCCGCTGCAAAAGATATTCCGCTTTACTGGTTTTGAGCAGGTCAAGGCTGGGATTGTCAAGTGGCCGATGTCGGTGTTGCGTTTGACTTCGGATTCCAAAGAGGATTTGATCAACTTGGCTGATAAGATTTTGCAGGAATGGCGGCAATATTCAGACCCTGAAGTACAGATTTTGGCAGAGACGGATGGGACACCACACCACACCATCACACCCATTGCTCGTAAACGAGATGGGCAATTTGAGTTGGATTTGGTCTTGCGGGACAATCAGACATCACCAGAGCATCCTGATGGCATCTATCATCCCCACAAGGATGTTCAACATATCAAGAAGGAAAATATCGGCTTGATTGAGGTCATGGGTTTGGCTATATTGCCACCACGTCTGAAAGCGGAAGTGGAGCAAGTTGCTAGCTACCTCGTGGGAGATGGTGATATAGTTGCCGACTATCATCAGGAATGGGCCGACCAACTCAAAGCCCAATATCCAGACATAGCGGATAAAGAAAAAGCCTTTGAAATCGTCAAGGACTCTGTGGGTGCTATCTTTGCACGTGTTTTGGAGGACGCAGGGGTTTACAAGCAGACGGAACAAGGACAGGCAGCCTTTATGCGCTTTGTAGAACAGGTCGGAATTTTACCCGACTAG
- a CDS encoding ABC transporter ATP-binding protein encodes MDEDKRIVIENLTTRYPGTEQPQLRQINAEVHTGQVVGIIGNSHSGKSTLCRVLAGVIPKIVSAEIEGDWHMFGQRVSDNWPVYNAMNGVVLQNPAGQLSGLADTVADEIAFDLINQGMAEGLIQKRVEEVATQMGLIEQLNLRPESLSGGQIQRLAIATAIVANPAVLIMDDPTSEMDPLGRRQFFQWLAQVKETTVFIVTSEIDDLCEVADVVWVLHEGQMVAQGRPGEVFNHLAADWQIPAPTIQQLAQKMDWHLADGRYPVNYADLKEVRYVHN; translated from the coding sequence ATGGACGAAGATAAACGGATTGTAATTGAAAATTTGACCACCCGTTATCCGGGTACTGAGCAACCACAACTGCGTCAGATTAACGCGGAGGTTCATACCGGCCAGGTGGTTGGGATTATCGGGAATAGCCACTCCGGCAAATCGACTTTGTGCCGTGTGCTGGCAGGGGTCATTCCCAAAATTGTGTCTGCTGAGATTGAGGGCGATTGGCACATGTTTGGCCAGCGAGTGTCTGACAATTGGCCCGTTTATAATGCCATGAATGGAGTTGTACTGCAAAATCCAGCTGGCCAACTAAGCGGGTTGGCAGACACGGTTGCCGATGAAATCGCCTTTGACTTGATTAATCAGGGAATGGCTGAAGGACTGATTCAAAAACGGGTTGAAGAAGTTGCCACGCAAATGGGGCTGATTGAACAGCTGAATTTGCGTCCCGAGAGCCTTTCCGGTGGTCAGATCCAGCGGTTGGCAATTGCCACGGCGATTGTGGCTAATCCGGCTGTTTTGATTATGGATGATCCGACCAGTGAGATGGATCCCCTTGGCCGCCGGCAATTTTTCCAATGGCTGGCCCAAGTCAAAGAGACGACTGTCTTCATTGTCACCAGTGAAATTGACGATTTGTGCGAAGTCGCCGACGTTGTGTGGGTGCTGCACGAGGGTCAAATGGTAGCCCAGGGCAGGCCGGGTGAGGTGTTTAATCATTTGGCAGCTGACTGGCAGATTCCAGCCCCGACAATCCAGCAACTTGCTCAAAAAATGGATTGGCACTTGGCTGATGGCCGGTATCCGGTGAATTACGCTGATCTGAAGGAGGTTCGTTATGTCCACAATTGA
- a CDS encoding energy-coupling factor ABC transporter ATP-binding protein, with protein MSTIELSHLTFTYPERSFSLDVEDKHFADPMVAIVGQNGAGKSTLFKLLTGLLTPQTGVIKIDGENFNDLKPVEKLLKVGITFQNPDDQLFNPTVQREVEWNVAQVMDDHDTITRRALAALKRVGLDDKTAESPYDLSLSERKLLSVATVLAVDPAIYLFDEPMMSLDWESRRKLTAIFHQLADSGHQVVTITHDMDWVAAEFESVYVMEHGKFGFAGSPRELFSNHELVQRVGLLPPRIMDIAESLGDSQTYLSVNDYCQKNRDV; from the coding sequence ATGTCCACAATTGAACTGAGCCACCTGACGTTCACTTATCCGGAACGGTCCTTTAGCTTGGATGTTGAAGACAAACACTTCGCCGATCCGATGGTGGCGATTGTCGGCCAAAATGGTGCCGGCAAATCAACGCTCTTCAAATTGTTGACGGGTTTGCTGACACCACAAACCGGTGTGATTAAGATCGATGGAGAAAATTTTAATGATCTTAAACCAGTAGAAAAGTTACTGAAGGTTGGGATTACTTTTCAGAATCCTGACGATCAGCTTTTCAACCCGACCGTTCAACGAGAGGTGGAGTGGAATGTCGCGCAGGTCATGGATGACCACGACACGATTACGAGGCGGGCTTTAGCAGCTCTAAAAAGAGTTGGCTTGGATGATAAAACAGCTGAAAGTCCATATGACCTGTCATTGTCGGAACGCAAGCTGTTGAGCGTTGCCACAGTTTTGGCAGTGGATCCGGCGATTTATTTATTTGATGAGCCGATGATGTCGCTTGATTGGGAAAGCCGGCGCAAGTTGACCGCAATTTTCCATCAGTTGGCTGATTCGGGCCACCAAGTTGTGACCATCACCCATGACATGGATTGGGTCGCCGCCGAGTTTGAGTCGGTGTATGTTATGGAACACGGGAAGTTTGGCTTCGCCGGCAGTCCACGGGAATTGTTCAGCAATCACGAACTTGTCCAGCGAGTGGGATTACTACCACCGCGGATTATGGACATAGCGGAGTCGCTGGGTGATTCACAGACATATTTATCGGTTAATGATTATTGCCAGAAAAATCGAGATGTATAG
- the nmlR gene encoding stress response transcriptional regulator NmlR yields the protein MNIKSASDLLGISADTIRYYERVGLVPPITRTATGIRDFQDQDIEALEFIKCFRSAGVSVDSLVDYMSLYQKGDETREERLGILEDEKKKLEERFSQLQTALNRLNLKIKLYKEGKF from the coding sequence ATGAATATTAAATCTGCCAGCGACTTATTGGGAATTTCAGCGGATACGATTCGGTATTATGAGCGAGTTGGTCTTGTGCCACCGATTACTCGAACTGCGACTGGAATTCGTGACTTTCAAGATCAGGATATAGAAGCGCTGGAATTTATTAAGTGTTTCCGTTCGGCGGGTGTCTCTGTAGACAGTTTAGTTGACTATATGTCGCTCTACCAAAAGGGGGATGAAACGAGAGAAGAAAGGCTTGGTATTTTAGAAGACGAAAAGAAAAAATTAGAGGAGCGCTTTTCTCAGTTACAGACGGCTTTAAATCGCTTAAATCTCAAAATTAAACTTTACAAGGAAGGAAAATTTTAA
- a CDS encoding xanthine phosphoribosyltransferase, with protein MKLLEERILQDGHILGDNILKVDSFLTHQVDYRLMREIGKVFAEKFASAGITKVVTIEASGIAPAVFTAEALNVPMIFAKKAKNITMNEGILTAEVYSFTKQVTSTVSIAGKFLSPDDKVLIIDDFLANGQAAKGLIQIIEQAGAKVEAIGIVIEKSFQDGRDLLEKAGYPVLSLARLDRFENGQVVFKEADL; from the coding sequence ATGAAATTATTAGAAGAGCGCATCCTTCAGGATGGGCATATCTTGGGTGACAACATCCTCAAGGTAGATTCCTTTTTAACCCACCAAGTTGACTATCGTTTGATGCGGGAGATTGGTAAGGTTTTTGCGGAAAAATTCGCATCTGCTGGCATTACCAAGGTTGTAACGATCGAAGCTTCTGGTATCGCCCCAGCTGTTTTTACAGCCGAAGCCTTGAATGTTCCCATGATTTTCGCCAAGAAAGCTAAAAACATCACCATGAACGAAGGCATCTTAACTGCTGAGGTTTACTCCTTTACCAAACAAGTGACCAGCACGGTTTCCATCGCTGGAAAATTCCTCTCACCAGATGACAAGGTCTTGATTATCGATGATTTCCTAGCAAATGGACAAGCTGCCAAAGGATTGATCCAAATCATCGAACAAGCTGGAGCAAAAGTTGAAGCGATTGGTATCGTGATTGAAAAATCTTTCCAGGATGGTCGTGATTTGCTCGAGAAAGCTGGCTATCCAGTTCTATCACTGGCTCGCTTGGATCGTTTTGAAAACGGTCAGGTCGTATTTAAGGAGGCAGATCTCTAA
- a CDS encoding galactokinase: MTQHLTAEALRKDFLAVFGQEADQTFFSPGRINLIGEHTDYNGGHVFPAAISLGTYGAARKRDDQVLRFYSANFEDKGIIEVPLADLKFEKEHSWTNYPKGVLHFLQEAGHVIDKGFDFYVFGNIPNGAGLSSSASLELLTGVVAEHLFDLKLDRLDLVKIGKQTENNFIGVNSGIMDQFAIGMGADQRAIYLDTNTLEYDLVPLDLKDNVVVIMNTNKRRELADSKYNERRAECEKAVEELQVALDIQTLGELDEWAFDQYSYLIKDENRLKRARHAVLENQRTLKAQAALQAGDLETFGRLMNASHVSLEHDYEVTGLELDTLVHTAWAQEGVLGARMTGAGFGGCAIALVQKDTVEAFKESVGKRYEEVVGYAPSFYIAEVAGGTRVLD; encoded by the coding sequence ATGACACAACATCTTACTGCTGAAGCCCTTCGTAAAGATTTTCTTGCTGTTTTTGGTCAAGAAGCAGACCAAACCTTCTTTTCACCAGGGCGTATCAATTTGATTGGTGAACACACGGACTACAATGGCGGTCACGTTTTTCCTGCTGCGATTTCCTTGGGAACTTATGGGGCGGCTCGCAAGCGTGACGACCAAGTTTTGCGTTTCTACTCAGCCAACTTTGAGGACAAGGGCATCATCGAAGTGCCTCTTGCGGACCTCAAGTTTGAAAAAGAGCATAGCTGGACCAACTATCCAAAAGGGGTTCTTCATTTCTTGCAAGAAGCTGGGCACGTGATTGACAAAGGTTTTGATTTTTATGTTTTTGGGAATATCCCAAATGGCGCAGGCTTGTCTTCATCAGCATCATTAGAACTCTTGACAGGGGTCGTGGCAGAGCATCTCTTTGACCTAAAACTAGACCGTTTGGATTTGGTTAAAATCGGGAAACAAACAGAAAACAACTTTATCGGAGTCAACTCTGGTATCATGGACCAGTTTGCTATCGGTATGGGGGCAGACCAACGTGCTATTTATCTAGATACTAATACTTTGGAGTACGACTTGGTACCACTCGATTTGAAGGACAATGTCGTCGTTATCATGAACACCAATAAACGCCGTGAATTGGCAGACTCTAAATACAATGAACGCCGTGCTGAATGTGAAAAAGCCGTGGAAGAACTGCAAGTCGCCTTAGATATTCAAACCTTGGGTGAATTGGACGAGTGGGCATTTGACCAATACAGCTATCTGATCAAAGACGAAAATCGTTTGAAACGTGCTCGTCATGCTGTTCTTGAAAACCAACGTACCCTTAAGGCTCAAGCAGCCCTTCAAGCAGGAGATTTGGAAACATTTGGTCGTTTGATGAATGCGTCACACGTTTCTCTGGAGCATGACTACGAAGTAACTGGCTTGGAATTGGATACTCTTGTTCACACAGCTTGGGCTCAAGAAGGTGTTCTCGGTGCTCGTATGACAGGGGCAGGTTTTGGCGGATGTGCCATTGCCTTGGTGCAAAAAGATACTGTTGAGGCCTTTAAAGAATCTGTAGGCAAACGCTACGAAGAAGTAGTTGGATACGCTCCAAGCTTCTATATCGCTGAAGTTGCAGGTGGCACTCGCGTCCTTGACTAG